CATACACCAGTGCCGTGCCGATGGGCAGGATGCCGGGAAGTTCGGCCACGACCTCCACCCGTGAGCGCCCCAGCGCCGCCGCCCGCGCCAGCTCGCCGAAGGGGGCGTGCAGGCTGAGCAGCCGGCCGCCCGGGGGCACGAAGGCCCGCACCAGCCGGTGCAGCAGGTCCGACGCCCCGACCGAGAGGGCCACCCCGTCCGGCGTGTTGCCGTGCCACGCCGCCAGCCGCTCCCGCACCGCGCGGTACGCCGGGTCGGGGTAGTGGGCGTGGTCGGCCTCCCGCACGGCCCGCAGCAGCGCCGGGTTGGGGCCGTAGGGGTTGGCGTTCACGCTGAAGTCCAGCCCCGCGAAGGCTGCCGAGGACGGCCCCCCGTGCGGCGCGCGGGGCAGCAGGGGCGGCAGGCCAGAGGGGTCGCCGCTAGCCACGCCGTCCCCCCGGCACGAGCAGCAGCAGCACGGCCAGCCCCAGCGTGCGCCGGGCCAGTGTCAGCGCGCGCGGGAGGTCGGCGGCCGTCGCCCCGCGCCCCGCCGGATTCAGCACGTACAGCCATCCGCCGTCCGCGTTCCGCTTGTCCAGCCGCAGCCCCAGCGCCCCGGCAAAGGCACTCATGGGGTGCCCGGCGTTCGGGCTGGGGGTGGCGCGGCGGTCGTGGGCCCACACCCGCCAGCCCGCGCCCCCGGCGGCCAGCAGCGTGCACAGGGCGGTCAGCCGGGCGGGAGCGAGGTTCAGGAGGTCGTCGGCGCGGGCTGCCCCCTTGCCTGCGTACTCCAACTCCGGCGTGCGGTAGCCCCACATGGCGTCGGCGGTGTTCGTCAGGCGGTAGGCGGCGGCTAGCGGCAGCCCCCCCGCGCGGTAGGCCAGCAGCGGCGCGACCACGCTGTCCGAGAGGTTCTCCGCGAGGCTCTCGACCGCCGCGCCCGCGACCTCGCCCGCGCTCAGGGCCGAGGTGTCGCGGCTGACCAGATGCCACGCGAGCAGGCGCCGCGCCTCCGGCAGGTCGTCCCGCGCGAGCGCCGCGTGGACCTCGCCCACCGCCCCGAACAGAGCGCGCCGCGCCAGCAGCGTCTTGAGGACCGCCGCCTGCGCGGGCCAGGGCAGGCGCGTGGCGAGTGCCCCGGCACCGGCCGCCAGCCCGGCCCCCAGCCCCCAGCCGGCCAGCCCCTCGGCCAGCTGCCCGGCCGGGGTGGTGGCCCGCCAGCGCCGCCGCGCCGCGCCGAGGGAAGTCCCCATCCACACGACCGGGTGCGCGGCGTTTGGTGGCTCGCCCAGGGCGTCGAGGGCCAGCGCCAGCAGCAGCGTGCGGCGCGGGGCCGCCCGGGTCTTCAGGGCTTCAGCGAGGGCCACCCTCAATACTCGATGCCCTGCTGGCCGCCGATGCCCGCCTGGTAGGCGTGCTTGACCGGCGTGATCTCGCTGACCGTGTCGGCCAAGGCCACCAGCTCGGGCAGTGCGCCGCGTCCGGTGATGACCACATGCAGCGCCGGGTCGCGCCCGCGCAGGACCTCCTCGACCTCGGCCCAGGGCACCCAGCCGTATTTCAGCGGATACGTAAACTCGTCGAGCACGATCAGGTCGTACTCGCCCGACTCGATGGCGGCGCGCGCCAGTGTCCAGCCGTGGGCGGCCAGCTCGGCCGAGTTCTCCAGGTCCTTGCTGCGCCAGGTCCAGCCGTCGCCCAGGCCCTCGTAGGGCAGCCCCAGCACGTCGAGGGTCCGGTGCTCGCCGAATTTGGCCGTGTCGTGCTTGAGAAACTGGAACATGCGGGTTTTCAGGCCGCGCCCGTGCGCCCGCATCATCAGGCCCAGGGCGGCGGTCGTCTTGCCCTTGCCGTTGCCGGTGTTCACGATGACCAGGCCCCGGCGGCCCTTGCTCATGCCCTCTTTCTTGCGGTAGTTGTCGCGCTGTTCGGTCAGCTCGCGCATGGCGGCCTCGCGGCGCTCGCGGGTGGCGTCGTCCATAACCAGGGGGAAAGGGGGTGTGGAGAGGGGGAAGTGGAAACGGCGGGGCGATGGTCTGGGCCGTAGCGCCGTGTTCGCTGTCCCCTCCCCACCTTCCCCTTACTTCCCCGCCTCCGGGTGAATGAAACGGATCAGGGCGCGCAGGGCGTCGGGCAGGCGGGGGCCGGGGCGCGACAGGGCGTCCTCCTCCTCCTGGGCGGGCTGGTACACGCGGCCCGTGGTCACGGCGCGCAGGCCGGCCCAGCCGGGGCGGGTGCGGGCGTCGGCGGCGCTCAGGCCGATCATGACCTGGGGGTTGCTCTTGACGATCAGCTCGGGGTCCAGCTTGGGGAAGTCGCCCAGGCGCGCGGGCACGATGGTCGCGCCGCCCGCTTTCGTGATCAGCGTGCCGATGAACGAGTTCGGCCCGACCGAGTAGGGCGAGGGATCAATCTCGTAGTAGGTGCTCACCTTGGGCAGGCGCAGCACGCTCTGTTGCAGGGCGTTCAGCTCGGTGCGCATGGACGTGACCAGCCGGGTCGCGCCCACCTCGCGGTTGGTGAGCTTGCCCAGCACGGCGATCTTCTCGAAGACCTCGTTGTAGGTCTGGGCGCTGCCGCCGTACACGGTCAGGCCGGCCGCCGCCAGTTTCTCGGTGAGGCGCGACCCGGCCGATTCGTCGGCCAGCACGAGGTCGGGCTTGAGGGCCAGGATCGCTTCGAGGTTGGGCGTGAAGGCGCTGCCGACCTTGGGCAGCTTGTCGGTCGCGGTCTTGGGATAGGTGCTGTAGCGGTCCACCGCCACGAGCTTGTCGCCCGCGCCGATGGCGATGAGCGTCTCGGTGTGCGAGGGCAGCATGGTGATGATGCGCCGGGGCTCGGCGCGCAGGGTCACGGTGCGCCCGAGGTCGTCGGTGACGGTCAGGGGGTAGCGGGTGGCGGCGGCCTGGGAGGCCAGGGCGGCGGCCGTCAGGGCCAGCAGGGATCTACGCATGATGGGGCTCCGGGTGCGGAAAAGAAGACGGCCGGAGCGGGGGGCACACCTGACGGGGGCCGCGTCCAGCCGGGGGCCGGAGCGCGGCAGGCGCTCTGTAGCTGGCCCTCTGGCGGCGAGAGGTCGCCCGGCCCCCGGGGTGGGGCCAGGACGTCCCTGAGAGGCATTCGGGCTTCTGAACGTGTCAGTTACCGCTGCGCGACAGCGCCGGACTGGACCCTGCGGGTCTTCACCGGACTTCCCCTACCTCAGGTGCGTGCAGGCTAGCAGACGGGAACGGCGTTCAGGGGGGGCGGCGGTCCCGCAGCGCGGCGAAGTGAGAGCCGGGTCCGCGCCGCACGCGCCGATGTGCGCTAGGCTGTGCGGACTTCCGGGCGGGTTCGGCCGCAGCTGTGCAGTTTCTCCGCGCGAACCCCGGCCAGTGTCTCCTCTCCGTTTCCTGCGCAGGTGGCCCCGGTACCTGCCGCGTTTCTCAAGTACGCCGCTGGCCTGCCTTCTTCCGTGTGGGAGACGGGGGCGCAGCGGCCAGGACGTCCCATGACCCGACCCAAGACCCAGCCGCAGCCTGCCCGCACCTCCTCCGACCGCGATCCCCGCCGCCGGGGAGGCCGGGGCCAGGGCGCCGGCCCGAATCCGGCCCCCGACCACCGCGACGCCGCCGCGCCGCGCCCCGCGCCCCAGCCCGCGCCCGTGCGCCTCGCCTCGCCCGACCTGTGGCCGCAGCTGCTCGGCGGCCGCGAGCCGACCCCGGTGCAGGCCGGGGCCATCCCCGCGCTGATCGCCGGGCGCGACGTGATCACGACCGCGCGCACCGGCAGCGGCAAGACCCTGGCCTTCCTGATTCCGGCAGCGGCGCGCGGCATCGGCCTGGGCGAGGTGCGCGGCATCCGCCCCGAGGTGCTGGTGGTCACGCCCACCCGCGAACTCGCCGTGCAGATCCGTGACGTGGCCCGCGAACTGGGCATGAGCGCCGGGCGCATCACGGGGGGCATCACGCCGCGCCAGACCCGCAGCGAGGCGACCGGCAAGGGATTGATCGCCGGCACGCCGGGCCGCCTCAAGGACCTCATCAACCAGGGCGAACTCAGCCTCGCGGGGCTGCGTTACGTGGTGCTCGACGAGGCCGACGAGCTGCTGTCGCTGGGCTTCCTGCGCGACGTGGGCGACATCCTGCGCGCTGCCAAGCAGGAGGCCCGCGGTCCCGAACGCCTTCAGGTGGCGATGGCCTCCGCGACCTTCCCGGCCGAGATCCGGCAGGTGGCCGAGCGCTTCATGGAGAAGCCCGAGCGCATCGATATCGCCCCGGCCCGCAGCGCCGAGGCGGCCGGCGACGGCGACATCCTGGGCGGGGCGACCGGCGCGACCCACCTGCTCGTCAATACCGTGCGCGAGGACCTGCTGGACATCGCCGCCGAGCAGGCCCGCGAGATGCTGCGCGCGCCCGGCGGCTGCGTGGTGATCTTCTGCCGCACCAAGGCCCTGGTCAAACGCCGCGCCGAGCGTCTGGGCGAGCTGCTGCCGGGCGAGACGGTCAGCGCGCTGCAGGGCAACATGGACCAGAAGAAGCGCGAGCGCACCATGGACCTGCTGCGCGAGGGCCAGTCGCGCGTGCTCGTGGCGACCGACATCGCCGGACGCGGCATCGACCTGCCCGAGGTCCGCATCGTGATCCACCTCGACGTGGCCTCGACCGCCGAGGACCACGTGCACCGTTCGGGCCGCACCGCGCGTGCTGGGCGCCCCGGCACCAACCTCGTGCTGCTCATCCCCGAGCAGCGCGCCCTGTGGCAGAGCGTGCGCCGGGGCCTGCCCGCCGCGCTGCACCCGCCCATGAGCCGCGAGGAGGCCCAGATCGACCGCGAAATTCAGGAAAAGCAGGGCCAGCGCGGTCAGGGCGGCGGTGGCCGGGGCCAGGGCCAGGGCGGCGGTGGCCGCGGAGCGTCGCAGCCCCGGCAGGCCCAGTCAGGTCAGGCTGGGCAGCGCCAGTCGCGGCCGGACGCCCCGCACCGTGACGGCGGGTCGTCCGGCAACCGGGGGCGCGCGCCCGAACCCGCCGGTGTCGGTGGGGGCCGTGTGGGGCCGCAGCCCGCACGGGGCCGGGGTGGCCGCCGCCGCTGAGCCTGCATCCCGGCTGACCTGATGCTCCGTCTCACCGCGTGGCCGCACGCCTCCACATAGGGAGGCGTGCGACTTTTGCGTTTTCGGCCTTCTCGGAAGCATGACCGGCGAGGCCATGTCTGGCCCGGGGGCCAGGACGACTCTGCCCCCCGGTTGCTTCCTCCAGGGCCGTCCGGCTCAGGGAACCTTGGGCATGTTCTGTCCGGTCGCCGCCTCATTCGCCACGCTGTCCAGGTCACCCCCGGTCGCCGCGACGGCGGCCAATACTGCCCCCTCGACGAGCGGTGCGTCCGCGACCCGCACATGTGGGCGCTCCCTGTCACTCGGCAGCTCCAGGGCGGGCGAGTGACTCAGGGCGGCGCTGCCGAGGGCGAGCGGGACGAGCGCATCGTGGCTCTGGTCCAGCAGTTCCCGCAGGCTTCCCCGATCCGGGGGGCGCTTACGCCCCTTCAGCACGTACGGTCCTTCATACCGCTCGGCCACGGCGGCGCCGCTCATGCGGGCAGCGCAGCGGGCTGGGGGTGGGGGCGGGCCTCGGGATTCGGGGCACGCGCCCCGTCCCGGGGTCAGTTGATGCTCAGGGCCGCCACGAGCGACTTGAGCTTGTAACGCGCCATCGCCAGATTGGCCTTGTCCTTGGCGAGCACGAGATACAGGAACAGGCTGCGGTCGGGCACGATATAGATGATGTGATACTGGCTCTGCAGCGTGATCAGGATGTCCTCGATCTCGCCCTTGATGCCCAGCATGTCCATCGTGCGCATCTTGGCACGCACCACTTCGGTGTTGCCGGCGGCGGCCAGTTCCAGGTCCAGGCCCGATCCGGCCATACCCAGGGCCATGCCGCTTTCGTAGTCCACCAGGGCCGCCGCCATGGCGCCGTCGATAGAGGAGATCGCGGTGTTCAGGGTTTCTTTGACGTTTGCCATATCGACCTCGGGGGCACCGGCAGGTTGCGGCGCAGGAGAAGAAGCGGGTAGGGAAGGAACAGGAGCGATCACGGTGGCCGGAGTCGGCACGGAAGGCGGAGCGGCCGAAGGGGGAGGTGGGGGAGCCGGTGCGCCGGCAGCCAGGGAAGCGGCAGCGGACCGGCCGGGGGCGGGCGGGGCAGTGCCCGCCGGGGTGGCCGGCTGGGGTTTGGGCAGCCCCTCGGTCGAACTTCTCGGCCTCCTGAAAAACACGGTTCCCTCCATGTCGTCGAGCAGAAAGTCGTCGGGTGCCAGGGGGGCGTCGCCCCGCTCGCGCTCGTCCTTGAGCCGCATCGCTTCCATAAGTAGGGCGCTGAGCGGTTTCATGGGTGCGCCCCGGCGGTTGTGGTGCGAGCGCTCGATGGTGATCGTCACCTCGTCCCAGGTCAGCAGTTCCAGCACGGCCTCCTCGCCGGTCTTGCGGGTCTGGTCCGAATAGGCGTTGACCAGCTTGCCTTCCAGCAGGTGCAGCCGTCCCAGCCGCCCGCCGGACGTCACCCGCAGGCCCAGGGTCTTGTGTTCCCACTCCATCATCTGGAGAAAACCCGGCAGCGGGACCCCGCGCACGGTGCCGTAGTGGCTGTTGGCCATCTCGCGCTCGACGACCTGCCGGGTGGCGTCGGCGTCAAGCAGGTCCACCACCGGCAGGTCGCCGAAGCGCGCGAGCAGCACGTCCACGTCCGGCAGGCTGCCCTCGGCCCCCAGCACGAAAAAGGTCAGGGGCCAGTGGTGCTTGGCGTGTTCCAGCAGAGGAATCAGGTCAGGGGGCAATTGCCCGTCCGGGCGGGTACACAGCACGATCGCCAGATTGGGGGCGTCCTGATGGTCCACCCGGATCGCCTCGGCCGGGCAGGCGTAGGTGAAGATGTCCCAGTCGGCCGCCGCCGCGAACTGCGCCGACAGGTGGCTGGACAGCCGGCCCTGCTCGTCGGCTATGAGGAAAAGAGAAGACTTCTGGTTGGCCATCCCTTCCGACCTCCTGACGCCCTGCGGGAAGCTCCAGCCGGGGGGCGAAGGAGCCTGTCCCGTTGGGCTCCTCAGATATAGATGACTCCCTCTGACATTTCTTTGCCTAAAACTCATTTTTATCTCATTAAAATGCTTTCGTCTCATGTCCGGGGCAGATGCGCGCGGCTGGGACGGGAACAGGGCGAGGCGATTCCGGATGTCGATCCGGGACGGCAGAGGCGAGTCGGGATGCCTGAAGGACATCCGTCCTTAAACCTGAGTATTTTGGTCGGATTACTATGTAATAACCATGAGCCGATCTGATCTGTCCGCCCCGCTCTCCGTGCCGCCCTATCTACCCGGGCAGCTGTTCGGCAGGGAGGGCTGAGGCCATGTGCCGGACCCTGACCACCCTGGGGGCCCTCGGGCCGTCGCGCCGTGTGTCGCGCTGTACCTGCGGGGCCTACCACGTCGTATGGGCACACCTGCATCTCTCGCTGCATCCCGACGAGTTCGCCGAGCTCTGCCGGCTGTTCGCGTCTCCGCTGTCCGCCGGAGAGCGCCGGGACGTGGGGCTGTGGCACCTGCATCTGCAGGAGGGCGCGGCCGGCCTGTGGTACGGCCCGATGTGTGTTTCGCTGCCCGCAGACGACGTACGCGACCTGCGGGCGCTGCTGCTGGGGGTGCAGGTGCAGCCTGTGGCCCCGCGCCCGCTCTACGCCCTGAACTGATGGCTGGCCCTTCGCCGGTTCCCGGAGACCTGCCCATGACGCTGCTCCCTGCCCGCAGTCTGCCCGCCGCCCCCCGCGTGGGCATCTTCTACAGCGCGGCCTGTAAGGGCACGGGGGCCGCCGCGCACGACCTCGCCGACGCCCTGTTCTCCCTGACGGGCCTGAGCCTGACGCTGGCCGAGCTGACCTGTACGGCCCCGGCCGACTTGGCCCACTACGACGCCCTGTTGCTGGGCTGCCCGACCTGTGGGGGGGAACTGCCGCCCGACTGGGCCGCCGCCTTTCCGGCCTTTCAGGAACTGGACCTGGCCGGGCGCGCGGTCGGTCTGTTCGGCTGTGACGACCAGCGCGCTTCGCCGCGGACCTTTCAGGACGCCCTGGGGATCCTGGCCGAGGCCGCGCAGGTGTCGGGCGCGCGGCTGGTGGGGAGCACGGCCGTCGCCGGCTACGATTTCAGCGACTCGCGGGCGGTGTTCCGGGGACGTTTCATCGGCCTGGCGCTCGACCCTGCCA
The genomic region above belongs to Deinococcus gobiensis I-0 and contains:
- a CDS encoding CobD/CbiB family cobalamin biosynthesis protein; this encodes MALAEALKTRAAPRRTLLLALALDALGEPPNAAHPVVWMGTSLGAARRRWRATTPAGQLAEGLAGWGLGAGLAAGAGALATRLPWPAQAAVLKTLLARRALFGAVGEVHAALARDDLPEARRLLAWHLVSRDTSALSAGEVAGAAVESLAENLSDSVVAPLLAYRAGGLPLAAAYRLTNTADAMWGYRTPELEYAGKGAARADDLLNLAPARLTALCTLLAAGGAGWRVWAHDRRATPSPNAGHPMSAFAGALGLRLDKRNADGGWLYVLNPAGRGATAADLPRALTLARRTLGLAVLLLLVPGGRRG
- the cobO gene encoding cob(I)yrinic acid a,c-diamide adenosyltransferase, with product MDDATRERREAAMRELTEQRDNYRKKEGMSKGRRGLVIVNTGNGKGKTTAALGLMMRAHGRGLKTRMFQFLKHDTAKFGEHRTLDVLGLPYEGLGDGWTWRSKDLENSAELAAHGWTLARAAIESGEYDLIVLDEFTYPLKYGWVPWAEVEEVLRGRDPALHVVITGRGALPELVALADTVSEITPVKHAYQAGIGGQQGIEY
- a CDS encoding ABC transporter substrate-binding protein translates to MRRSLLALTAAALASQAAATRYPLTVTDDLGRTVTLRAEPRRIITMLPSHTETLIAIGAGDKLVAVDRYSTYPKTATDKLPKVGSAFTPNLEAILALKPDLVLADESAGSRLTEKLAAAGLTVYGGSAQTYNEVFEKIAVLGKLTNREVGATRLVTSMRTELNALQQSVLRLPKVSTYYEIDPSPYSVGPNSFIGTLITKAGGATIVPARLGDFPKLDPELIVKSNPQVMIGLSAADARTRPGWAGLRAVTTGRVYQPAQEEEDALSRPGPRLPDALRALIRFIHPEAGK
- a CDS encoding DEAD/DEAH box helicase yields the protein MTRPKTQPQPARTSSDRDPRRRGGRGQGAGPNPAPDHRDAAAPRPAPQPAPVRLASPDLWPQLLGGREPTPVQAGAIPALIAGRDVITTARTGSGKTLAFLIPAAARGIGLGEVRGIRPEVLVVTPTRELAVQIRDVARELGMSAGRITGGITPRQTRSEATGKGLIAGTPGRLKDLINQGELSLAGLRYVVLDEADELLSLGFLRDVGDILRAAKQEARGPERLQVAMASATFPAEIRQVAERFMEKPERIDIAPARSAEAAGDGDILGGATGATHLLVNTVREDLLDIAAEQAREMLRAPGGCVVIFCRTKALVKRRAERLGELLPGETVSALQGNMDQKKRERTMDLLREGQSRVLVATDIAGRGIDLPEVRIVIHLDVASTAEDHVHRSGRTARAGRPGTNLVLLIPEQRALWQSVRRGLPAALHPPMSREEAQIDREIQEKQGQRGQGGGGRGQGQGGGGRGASQPRQAQSGQAGQRQSRPDAPHRDGGSSGNRGRAPEPAGVGGGRVGPQPARGRGGRRR
- a CDS encoding PTS-dependent dihydroxyacetone kinase phosphotransferase subunit DhaM; the protein is MLKGRKRPPDRGSLRELLDQSHDALVPLALGSAALSHSPALELPSDRERPHVRVADAPLVEGAVLAAVAATGGDLDSVANEAATGQNMPKVP
- a CDS encoding flavodoxin domain-containing protein, with the protein product MTLLPARSLPAAPRVGIFYSAACKGTGAAAHDLADALFSLTGLSLTLAELTCTAPADLAHYDALLLGCPTCGGELPPDWAAAFPAFQELDLAGRAVGLFGCDDQRASPRTFQDALGILAEAAQVSGARLVGSTAVAGYDFSDSRAVFRGRFIGLALDPATQPDLSGDRVRRWVAGLAHELGWPIRLGA